From a region of the Lactuca sativa cultivar Salinas chromosome 4, Lsat_Salinas_v11, whole genome shotgun sequence genome:
- the LOC111885669 gene encoding cyclin-U4-1: MADMECPTVMNNLITFLSSLLQRVAESNDLNPRFHPQKISAFHGLTRPTISIQSYLERIFKYANCSPSCYVVAYVYLDRFTQQQPALSINSFNVHRLLITGVMIAAKFMDDLYYNNAYFAKVGGISTTEMNFLEVDFLFGLGFQLNVNPTTFHTYCSYLQREMLLLQPPLDHHLTSSSSSSSSSLPSITTKLLHYEDDHQQQEVAAV, encoded by the exons ATGGCGGACATGGAGTGCCCAACAGTGATGAACAACCTCATTACATTCCTGTCATCTCTACTTCAACGAGTAGCCGAATCGAATGATCTCAACCCTCGATTTCACCCGCAGAAGATCTCGGCTTTTCATGGTCTCACTAGGCCAACTATCTCGATCCAAAGCTATTTAGAGAGGATTTTCAAGTACGCTAACTGTAGTCCTTCCTGTTACGTTGTTGCGTATGTTTATCTTGATCGGTTTACCCAGCAACAGCCTGCCCTTTCTATCAATTCCTTCAATGTCCATCGGTTGTTAATTACTGGTGTAATGATTGCTGCCAAGTTCATGGATGATTT GTACTATAATAATGCATATTTTGCAAAAGTAGGAGGAATCAGCACAACAGAAATGAATTTTCTTGAAGTGGATTTCTTGtttggattagggtttcaattGAATGTGAACCCCACCACTTTCCACACCTATTGTTCATATCTCCAAAGAGAAATGTTGCTTCTTCAACCACCATTAGATCATCAtctaacatcatcatcatcatcatcatcatcgtcattgccatcaataacaacaaaactgcTTCATTATGAAGATGATCATCAACAACAAGAAGTGGCAGCAGTTTAA
- the LOC111885657 gene encoding trihelix transcription factor ASIL1 has protein sequence MTSSHSPSSSQDPTNPTPILLAAPPQTSTASSRRLPPPCWSQDETAALIDAYRDKWYSLRRGNLRASHWQEVADDVANRCPLSSGIPQKTSIQCRHKMEKLRKRYRAEIQRAAATPKGHRYPSSWVHFKRMDLMEKGSSSSDPDAMNQDEDDEEEGDRDVDNQDGLLLYPRGIKQDIPLPPHQRFYSSIDNGTGHLNGNENGFRIKIPGRANTAAVPPPSAGMNMYNNNNSAYDDYPPPVKSNYGLGKGLRDGYAKGGFGIGKDRGGGIKRREEVTGNSNNPVEDMVTAIKMLGDGFMRIERMKMDMARELESMRMEMEMKRTEMILDSQQRLVDSFSKAVFEKNKKLKRMPTPES, from the coding sequence ATGACCAGCTCGCATTCACCTTCTTCATCGCAAGATCCGACAAACCCAACACCGATTCTCCTCGCTGCACCACCACAGACCTCAACAGCATCTTCCCGACGCCTCCCACCACCGTGCTGGTCACAAGACGAAACTGCAGCGCTTATCGATGCGTATCGTGATAAATGGTACTCTCTCCGACGAGGCAATCTACGCGCATCACACTGGCAGGAAGTCGCCGATGACGTCGCAAATCGATGCCCTTTGTCATCCGGCATCCCGCAGAAAACATCCATTCAGTGCCGtcacaagatggagaaacttagaAAACGTTACCGTGCAGAGATCCAACGCGCCGCCGCTACCCCCAAAGGCCACCGGTATCCCTCCTCATGGGTTCACTTTAAACGGATGGATTTGATGGAAAAGGGATCCTCTTCTTCCGATCCCGATGCGATGAATCAGGATGAGGATGATGAGGAAGAAGGAGATCGAGACGTTGACAATCAAGACGGTTTGTTATTATACCCTAGAGGAATCAAACAAGATATCCCTCTCCCCCCACACCAACGATTTTACAGTTCGATTGATAATGGTACCGGACACTTAAACGGAAACGAAAACGGGTTTCGGATTAAGATTCCCGGCCGGGCTAACACCGCTGCCGTTCCACCGCCATCGGCCGGGATGAATatgtataataacaataatagcGCATACGACGACTACCCACCTCCCGTGAAGTCAAATTACGGATTAGGAAAGGGTTTGAGAGATGGGTATGCTAAGGGAGGGTTTGGAATTGGGAAGGATAGAGGTGGCGGAATCAAGAGGAGGGAGGAGGTGACCGGAAATAGCAATAATCCGGTGGAGGATATGGTGACAGCTATAAAGATGTTGGGAGATGGGTTTATGAGGATAGAGAGGATGAAGATGGACATGGCAAGGGAGCTTGAATCCATGCGAATGGAAATGGAGATGAAACGGACAGAGATGATTCTGGATTCACAGCAGAGACTCGTGGATTCGTTTTCAAAAGCAGTTTTTGAGAAGAACAAGAAGTTGAAGAGGATGCCTACACCAGAGTCTTGA